The Candidatus Poribacteria bacterium genome window below encodes:
- the thpR gene encoding RNA 2',3'-cyclic phosphodiesterase gives MDRDKSAVIRCFVAVEIPEPIQASLKPVQTHLQSHIHKGISWTKFGNFHLTLKFLGDVYPDAIDNISEAIQHVTDTHPPFSIAFGGIGAFPNLARPRVIWMGIKQGASTISRLAKAVNLELTDLGFTTDNRFHPHLTLARLRTATDLEPLKHILRKYDTIVGGSMRVNEIALMQSQLRRNGAIYTPLSVCHFSA, from the coding sequence ATGGACAGAGACAAAAGCGCAGTCATTCGCTGTTTTGTAGCAGTTGAGATCCCAGAACCGATACAAGCATCACTGAAGCCGGTGCAAACACATCTTCAGTCGCACATTCACAAGGGGATCTCGTGGACGAAGTTTGGAAATTTTCACCTCACCTTGAAGTTTCTCGGCGATGTCTATCCCGATGCAATCGATAATATAAGCGAAGCCATCCAGCATGTGACAGATACGCATCCGCCCTTCTCTATTGCTTTCGGAGGCATCGGTGCGTTCCCGAATCTCGCTCGTCCACGTGTCATCTGGATGGGCATAAAGCAGGGAGCTTCGACCATTTCACGGCTTGCAAAAGCCGTGAACCTTGAATTGACGGATCTCGGTTTCACAACAGACAATCGGTTTCACCCACACCTCACGCTTGCGCGGCTGAGAACCGCGACAGATCTTGAACCTTTAAAGCATATTCTACGTAAATATGATACAATTGTTGGTGGATCAATGCGAGTAAACGAAATCGCACTCATGCAGAGCCAACTTCGCCGAAACGGGGCG
- the pgsA gene encoding CDP-diacylglycerol--glycerol-3-phosphate 3-phosphatidyltransferase: MNFGTLLRLANLLTILRLFLIPPFIYCFQADMMGVALAIFAIAGLTDHLDGKIARKQGVTGFGKFMDPLADKLLIGAALICLALFKHADSGLIPIWMVFVIIGREVLVTFLRIVFITKYGEIVSANQWGKYKMTSQLIAIIIGLILLAFQDHLNAALIVQSRGPIYFMMYIPLVLTVGSGLEFLVNNRKPLFALVHATRYDPKAGA, from the coding sequence CCCTCCGTTCATATACTGTTTTCAGGCTGATATGATGGGGGTTGCGCTCGCTATTTTTGCTATCGCAGGACTGACCGATCATCTTGACGGTAAAATCGCACGCAAGCAAGGTGTGACTGGCTTCGGAAAATTCATGGATCCGCTCGCTGACAAGTTGCTCATCGGTGCGGCTTTAATCTGTTTAGCCCTATTCAAGCACGCCGACAGTGGGCTTATTCCGATATGGATGGTTTTTGTTATCATCGGTCGTGAAGTTCTCGTTACATTCCTCCGAATCGTTTTCATCACAAAATACGGGGAGATCGTCTCGGCAAACCAGTGGGGAAAATACAAGATGACTTCACAATTGATTGCGATCATCATCGGGTTAATTTTACTTGCATTCCAAGACCATCTGAACGCCGCACTGATTGTGCAAAGTCGAGGTCCTATCTACTTCATGATGTATATCCCCTTAGTGCTGACGGTTGGATCTGGTCTGGAATTTCTCGTTAACAATCGCAAACCTTTATTCGCGCTGGTTCATGCAACCCGTTACGATCCAAAAGCAGGTGCGTGA